ATCTCGCCCGATTCGGCCGGAAGAGTCGTTGGTTGGTCGGCGGCCAGAGGCGATGAGGCGAACAGCAGAGCAAGGGATGCAGCAAAAATGCAGCGCATGGTGTTGGGATCCTTGGGGATTTGAGTAACAGAAGACAGGCCCGCGAATTTACCACTGCGCGATGCTAGATCGCTGAATGCCAGCGGCGAGGGCGTCCATCGTAAACGATGCTTTATTGGAATCGAAATTATAGCGACCGGTGAGCCAAAAGACATGCGACCAGGCAAATGGCGTTGTCTGGCGAATGCACTAAACCATCAATCCATAAAAACCGCACAAAAAAACCAAAAGGACTAAAACATTGGTGCAATTCGGACGATCACTACAACTGTTACAATCATTCTGAGTCGGGAGTCTCTCCCGCTGGAACGGACCCACCAGATATCCAATTGGAGAGCGATCGATGTTTCAGTCCATCCGAGCCAAACGTGCCATTGCCGCCCTGTTGTGCGCTGCCGTTTGCATGCAACAAGCTGTCTTCGCAGCTCAACCGCAATTCACCGTCGTCGAAGGCGTCAAAGTCTACCGCGGCATCCAAGACCTAGCGTTGGATCAAGCCGGCAACTTGAACGGTTCGATCGTCGACGTTGCCGGCCAACCGGTCCAAGGTGCGACCGTGGTCATCGGCCAACAAACCGAACACGTCACGACCGTAAAGACCAACGAACGCGGCGAATATTCGGTCCAAGGATTGAACCCCGGCGTCTACCAAGTCGCCAGCTTCGCCGGCCTGCGAACGTTCCGCGTCTGGAACGCCGACAACGCACCCAAGGATAGCGTCAAGGGAGTGATCGACGTCACCGACACCAACACCTATCGCGGTCAACGTGGTGGTGGGGAAGGCTTGTTGCTCCGTCTGCTGAAAAGCCCCTTGGTTTGGACCGCCGTCATTGCTGCTGCGATCGTGATTCCTTTGGCTTTGGATGACGACGACGACGCCAGCTGATCTAGGCTCGATGTCGAATCAGAAGACGCGGTCACAACCGCTTATTAAACAAGAATACGAACAGCCCATCGAACCAATCGATGGGCTGTTTTCGTATGCTACCCAACTCGATTCGCGTCAGCTTCGCGATCCTCAGCGACAACGGTACAATAGTCGCAGAAGATTTCCGGAGCCCAACGCCCCTTGTTGCATCCCATCCCCAAGAGTGAATAGCTATCGTGTCGGAGGCAGAAGCGAGTTTCGATCCGTTGGTCGATCGATTGCCCAGTCGGTTTGTTGTTGGTATCGATCTGGGGACGACCAATTGCGCCGTCACCTATATCGACACCGAAGAATCCCCTTGGCAGATCCGAGTGTTGTCGATTCCTCAATTGGTCGCTGCGGGGCAAGTCGAATCTCGCGATACGCTTCCTTCCTTCCACTATCAACCCGCAGCCGGCCAGGCCAGCGGCGAAACGCTTCGCCTGCCGTGGCATCGCCACGATCCCGACCACTGCGTCGGCGTGATGGCACGCGAAGAAGGGGCTCAAACCGCAGGTCGTGGCATCGCGTCGGCAAAGTCATGGCTGTGTCACACCGGAGTGGACCGCACGGCGCCTCTGTTGCCTTGGCATGCCGTCGATGATGTTCAACGGATGTCGCCAGTCGAAGCGAGCAGCCAATATCTGGCTCATATCCGCGATGCGTGGGACGCCCAATTCCCCGATGCACCGCTCGCCGATCAGGACATCGTGATCACCTTGCCCGCTTCGTTTGACGAGGTCGCCCGCGAGCTGACGGTTCGCGCGGCGCGACAAGCGAATCTGCCTCGGATCGTTTTGATCGAAGAACCTCAAGCCGCCTTCTACGCCTGGGTCTACAAACATCAAGACGACTGGCAGCAGCGCGTCGATGTGGGTCAGACGATTCTGGTCTGCGACATCGGTGGCGGCACCAGCGACTTTACCTTGATCCGCGTCCGGGCCAGCCGGACCGAGCCCGATCAGATTCAATTCCATCGCGTTGCCGTCGGCGAACACCTGATTTTGGGTGGCGACAATCTCGACCTCGCCCTCGCCAAACACCTCGAACAAAAACTGACGCCGGGAAAAAGGCTGCCGCCGCGGCAATGGGATCTGCTGCTGTCGGCCAGCCGCGCCGCAAAGGAACAATTGTTGGGCGAAGCGGCATCGCAGCAGGTCTCGATCAGCCTGCCATCGGGCGGTTCGCGTCTGATCGCCAGCAGCTTGCAGACCGATGTAACGCAAGACGAAGTCCGCGCGTTGCTGGTCGAAGGTTTCCTTCCCGAGTGCGAACTAAGCGATGCGCCGACACAACACGCATCGGGGTTCCAAGAGTTCGGTTTGCCATACGCCACCGACTCCGCGATCTCTCGCTATCTGAGCGCGTTCCTGACGGCGCACCGCGACGACGATGGAGACGGCCTGCCCGACGTCGTCCTCTTCAACGGCG
Above is a genomic segment from Rosistilla ulvae containing:
- a CDS encoding carboxypeptidase-like regulatory domain-containing protein, whose translation is MFQSIRAKRAIAALLCAAVCMQQAVFAAQPQFTVVEGVKVYRGIQDLALDQAGNLNGSIVDVAGQPVQGATVVIGQQTEHVTTVKTNERGEYSVQGLNPGVYQVASFAGLRTFRVWNADNAPKDSVKGVIDVTDTNTYRGQRGGGEGLLLRLLKSPLVWTAVIAAAIVIPLALDDDDDAS